A genome region from Osmerus mordax isolate fOsmMor3 chromosome 27, fOsmMor3.pri, whole genome shotgun sequence includes the following:
- the elovl8b gene encoding ELOVL fatty acid elongase 8b has product MASVWQKMYSIHQWILENGDKRTDPWLLVYSPIPILVVFLCYLGVIWMGPRVLKHREPVDLKLVLIVYNFTMVCLSAYMFHEFLVTSWQANYSYLCQPVDYSTSPLAMRMASVCWWFFFSKVIELSDTIFFILRKKNNQLTFLHVYHHGTMIFNWWAGIKYVAGGQSFFIGLLNTFVHIVMYSYYGLAALGPHMQKYLWWKRYLTSLQLLQFVLLTTHTGYNLFTECDFPDSMNMVVFAYCLSLIGLFSNFYYQSYLKRKSKNK; this is encoded by the exons CATGGCTGCTTGTGTACTCCCCTATCCCTATACTTGTTGTCTTCCTTTGTTATCTTGGTGTGATTTGGATGGGGCCGCGAGTGTTGAAACACAGAGAACCTGTTGACCTCAAGCTTGTGCTCATAGTGTACAACTTCACAATGGTATGCCTATCTGCCTACATGTTCCATGAG TTTCTGGTCACATCATGGCAGGCAAACTACAGTTACCTCTGCCAACCTGTTGATTACAGCACAAGCCCACTGGCAATGAGG ATGGCTAGTGTATGCTGGTGGTTCTTTTTCTCCAAGGTCATAGAACTCAGTGATACG ATATTTTTTATTCTGAGGAAAAAGAACAACCAGCTGACCTTCCTCCATGTTTATCATCATGGTACCATGATCTTCAACTGGTGGGCTGGAATCAAATATGTGGCTGGGGGACAAT CATTCTTTATCGGCCTGCTCAACACCTTCGTCCACATAGTGATGTACTCCTATTATGGTCTGGCTGCACTTGGACCTCACATGCAGAAGTACCTGTGGTGGAAGCGCTATCTGACCTCATTACAACTG CTCCAGTTTGTGTTGCTAACCACACATACAGGGTACAACCTTTTCACAGAGTGTGATTTTCCTGACTCCATGAACATGGTCGTGTTTGCTTACTGTCTGAGCCTCATTGGACTGTTTAGCAACTTCTATTATCAGAGCTATCTCAAGAGGAAGAGCAAGAACAAATAA